The following proteins are encoded in a genomic region of Corynebacterium atypicum:
- a CDS encoding isochorismatase family protein has product MTHKRLSKDTAAFLFVDHQTGLSNGVQDQSQPEYMAAVTGLAETAKAFGMPAVITTSAADGPNGPVLPVIEELLPEASVVARPGEINAWDNENFVKAVKETGRKQLIVAGVSTEVCAAFVALSALEEGYEVYVVVDASGTWNKLTQEIAVQRITQAGAIPMTWVAVAAELQRDWRAEGAGELGRIMGTYLPFYGNLAASYQAVQAENS; this is encoded by the coding sequence ATGACGCACAAGCGTCTATCGAAGGATACTGCGGCTTTTCTGTTTGTCGATCACCAGACTGGGCTATCCAACGGTGTCCAGGACCAGTCGCAGCCGGAATATATGGCCGCTGTTACAGGCCTCGCAGAGACGGCAAAAGCTTTTGGCATGCCGGCAGTGATCACCACCAGCGCCGCAGACGGGCCAAACGGACCTGTGCTACCGGTCATTGAGGAGCTGCTGCCAGAAGCTTCCGTTGTTGCCCGTCCCGGCGAAATCAACGCCTGGGATAATGAGAACTTTGTCAAAGCAGTGAAAGAAACCGGGCGCAAGCAATTGATTGTTGCAGGTGTCTCGACAGAAGTCTGCGCAGCCTTCGTTGCTCTATCTGCGCTGGAGGAAGGCTATGAGGTCTACGTTGTCGTGGATGCTTCGGGTACCTGGAACAAATTAACTCAAGAAATCGCCGTCCAGCGTATCACTCAGGCGGGTGCAATCCCGATGACGTGGGTAGCAGTTGCTGCCGAACTTCAGCGTGACTGGCGTGCGGAAGGCGCAGGGGAGTTGGGGAGAATTATGGGAACCTACCTACCGTTCTATGGCAATCTAGCTGCCAGTTATCAGGCGGTCCAAGCAGAAAATAGCTAA
- a CDS encoding winged helix-turn-helix domain-containing protein: MPSGQFCYVNRIDWACSALTQRGLLERPKRSHFRITEDGRGVDDRSLSEYSEKDMVEWTLWRAHQEEIAARKHEGPVSAVQQTRTPLTLSRYWLVPSAARLGIVTARSFLLTASSSPA; this comes from the coding sequence ATACCCTCGGGCCAATTTTGCTACGTCAACCGAATCGATTGGGCCTGTTCGGCACTCACCCAGAGGGGCTTGCTCGAACGCCCGAAACGTAGCCACTTCCGCATCACCGAGGACGGGCGCGGCGTAGATGATCGGTCGCTGTCGGAGTATTCCGAGAAAGACATGGTGGAGTGGACGTTGTGGCGGGCGCACCAAGAAGAGATCGCCGCCCGCAAACACGAGGGGCCGGTTAGCGCGGTCCAACAAACGAGGACGCCGCTGACCCTGTCGAGGTATTGGCTGGTGCCGAGCGCAGCGCGGCTGGGTATCGTCACGGCAAGATCATTCTTGTTGACGGCATCAAGCTCACCAGCCTGA
- a CDS encoding class F sortase has protein sequence MGNLHATPKNGRKTAIIIGVVAVVLVALTALFMVGFGGLDKLTSSGKNAGNYVDTSGMQNHELDVAPGDPSRVNGMTLTINGRTAEVDPIQVTDTGMLVPPQDVQRLGWYSASAVPGESGAVGSSVITGHVNYEGQGEGFAYQFTQLNEGDEVVVVHGGETHKFKVTRKPYRIPKTGQMPPEVNDFYGSNSLVMVTCGGAFVGGPLGYADNIVTIAEPVQA, from the coding sequence ATGGGGAATCTTCATGCAACGCCGAAAAACGGTCGGAAGACCGCCATTATCATCGGCGTGGTGGCAGTTGTCCTCGTCGCGTTGACTGCCCTATTCATGGTGGGGTTCGGCGGCCTAGATAAACTGACCTCGAGTGGTAAAAATGCCGGCAATTACGTCGATACTTCCGGCATGCAGAATCACGAATTGGACGTAGCTCCGGGTGACCCTTCCAGGGTGAACGGGATGACGTTAACCATCAACGGCCGGACCGCGGAAGTCGATCCCATTCAGGTGACCGATACCGGCATGTTGGTGCCTCCGCAAGACGTGCAGCGGCTGGGCTGGTACTCGGCTTCGGCGGTCCCGGGGGAGTCTGGTGCGGTGGGGTCGTCTGTCATCACCGGCCATGTGAACTACGAGGGCCAGGGTGAGGGCTTCGCGTACCAGTTCACCCAGCTCAACGAGGGTGATGAGGTGGTGGTGGTCCACGGCGGTGAAACCCACAAGTTCAAGGTGACCCGCAAGCCCTACCGGATCCCGAAGACGGGCCAGATGCCTCCGGAGGTCAACGACTTCTACGGTTCGAATTCTCTGGTGATGGTTACCTGCGGCGGGGCATTTGTGGGCGGCCCCCTGGGCTATGCCGACAACATCGTGACTATCGCAGAGCCCGTGCAGGCGTAG
- a CDS encoding IclR family transcriptional regulator — protein sequence MGTSRQSGIKVLDRAALILTAVSQQPRTLAELCEATELPRATAHRLATALEVHRLVVRTRDGRWTTGPMLSQLAEGSDTLISAAEPIMENLQRTTHESVQLYRLTGTSRTCIAAREPVAGLNNIVPVGTQMPLSAGSAARVFMAWASEELADTILPTARFTAAELTDVRSSGLSESVSEREVGLASVSAPVFGPTGELTAVLSVSGPADRLQPSPIQAHGDELTQAAQQLSSAL from the coding sequence ATGGGAACGTCTCGCCAATCGGGAATCAAGGTCCTCGACCGCGCCGCGCTTATCCTCACCGCAGTCTCACAGCAGCCACGCACCCTGGCAGAGCTTTGCGAAGCCACGGAGCTACCCCGGGCGACGGCGCACCGGTTAGCCACCGCCCTCGAGGTCCACCGTCTCGTGGTGCGCACCCGCGACGGGCGCTGGACCACAGGCCCAATGCTCAGCCAACTTGCTGAAGGCTCTGACACACTCATTAGCGCCGCCGAGCCCATCATGGAAAACCTGCAGCGCACCACCCATGAATCTGTGCAGCTCTACCGGCTCACCGGAACCTCGCGCACCTGCATCGCCGCTCGCGAGCCGGTAGCCGGCCTCAACAACATCGTCCCCGTGGGCACCCAGATGCCCCTTTCCGCCGGCTCCGCCGCGCGCGTCTTCATGGCCTGGGCAAGCGAGGAACTCGCCGACACGATCCTACCCACCGCGCGGTTTACCGCCGCCGAACTTACAGACGTGCGCTCGAGCGGCCTTAGCGAATCCGTCTCCGAGCGGGAGGTCGGGCTCGCCAGCGTCTCCGCCCCCGTCTTCGGACCCACCGGCGAGTTGACCGCCGTGCTCTCCGTATCCGGGCCCGCGGACCGCCTGCAGCCCTCCCCGATCCAGGCGCATGGTGACGAGCTGACACAAGCCGCCCAACAGCTTTCCAGTGCGCTTTAG
- a CDS encoding VaFE repeat-containing surface-anchored protein has translation MAEETGESLFTPNYDAAPIPNGPQVLTNYGYLIWGGNGGQGPGNPQNNMGFGWCIDLGKPSPVDGRGHHAAWKKENAHKLDIPADRKDAAINVTYKLLESFKAGNYTKTRHYNLYLQALMATGPGENVAARVLSGEIRGTGYEGASNAEFTEMTGFVAQGATIIATEGGDVPEAAEDAYIVVVEPALGDGRVFMGAQRLITFDQRGLKFKDRIPEIGTQATLTGEGNVVKSGAVVEDVVSYSGLVPGKEYTLTGTLVDKANKDRALGSGELTFTPESESGEVTVSITVDKGVTEPVEAAVVFERLTSTEVDEKGHNSEKGKETPDDYSDDNQIAQHEDIDAESQTVHSEKTTETPSPTPSPSPTPAPTTSTTPGKKPKPKPKETPVVPDKGIPVPVDSIRRDITAIPSGAEHHDGGVEQFIDVK, from the coding sequence GTGGCTGAAGAAACGGGTGAATCGCTGTTCACCCCGAACTATGATGCTGCCCCCATTCCCAATGGTCCCCAGGTCTTGACCAACTATGGTTACCTTATCTGGGGCGGCAATGGCGGACAAGGTCCGGGAAACCCCCAGAACAACATGGGGTTCGGCTGGTGCATCGACCTCGGTAAGCCGAGTCCGGTTGACGGCCGGGGGCATCACGCCGCCTGGAAGAAAGAAAACGCGCACAAGCTCGACATTCCTGCTGACCGCAAGGATGCTGCTATTAACGTCACCTACAAGTTGCTGGAGTCCTTCAAGGCCGGCAACTACACCAAGACCAGGCACTACAACCTGTACCTGCAAGCCCTCATGGCTACCGGTCCGGGCGAGAACGTCGCTGCTCGCGTGCTCAGCGGAGAGATCCGTGGCACCGGGTACGAGGGTGCTTCCAACGCGGAGTTCACCGAGATGACTGGCTTCGTTGCTCAGGGTGCGACGATCATCGCCACCGAGGGTGGAGATGTTCCGGAGGCCGCTGAGGATGCCTACATCGTCGTGGTGGAGCCAGCGCTTGGCGACGGCCGCGTCTTTATGGGCGCCCAGCGCCTGATCACCTTTGATCAGCGCGGGCTGAAGTTTAAAGACCGGATCCCGGAAATCGGCACCCAGGCTACGCTCACCGGCGAGGGCAACGTGGTCAAGTCCGGTGCCGTCGTCGAGGATGTGGTCAGCTACTCCGGGCTGGTTCCCGGCAAGGAGTACACCTTGACCGGCACCCTGGTCGACAAGGCGAACAAGGACCGCGCGCTCGGCTCCGGTGAGCTGACCTTCACCCCGGAGTCCGAATCCGGCGAGGTGACCGTTTCGATCACCGTCGATAAGGGCGTGACTGAGCCGGTTGAAGCTGCCGTCGTGTTCGAGCGCCTGACCTCCACTGAAGTGGATGAGAAGGGCCACAACTCGGAGAAGGGCAAGGAGACGCCGGACGACTACTCCGACGATAACCAGATCGCCCAGCACGAGGACATCGACGCCGAGTCGCAGACGGTCCACTCGGAAAAGACGACGGAGACCCCGTCGCCGACCCCGAGCCCGAGCCCGACGCCGGCTCCGACGACGAGCACGACCCCGGGCAAGAAGCCGAAGCCGAAGCCGAAGGAGACGCCCGTCGTTCCGGATAAGGGCATCCCGGTGCCCGTGGATAGCATCCGGCGCGATATTACTGCGATTCCGTCCGGTGCTGAGCACCACGATGGCGGCGTCGAGCAGTTCATCGACGTGAAGTAG
- the leuC gene encoding 3-isopropylmalate dehydratase large subunit, with translation MAEKLTLAEKVWRDHVVVAGQDGEPDLIYIDLQLLHEVTSPQAFEGLRMAGRRIRRPDLHLATEDHNVPTVGVIGGNLLDIKDQTSRTQVATLRKNCEEFGVRLHPMGDAEQGIVHTVGPQTGATQPGMAIVCGDSHTSTHGAFGSIGMGIGTSEVEHVMATQTLSLKPFKTMAIEVTGTLREGVTAKDIILAIISKIGTGGGQGHIIEYRGEAIRNLSMEARMTICNMSIEAGARAGMIAPDETTFEYLKGREFAPKGKDWDDAVAYWKTLPTDEGAEFDTVVHLDADKLTPFVTWGTNPGQGLPLSEKVPDPESFTNDAAKAAAEKALQYMDLKPGTPLRDIAIDTVFLGSCTNARIEDLRQAAKILDGQQVNEHTRMLVVPSSAQVKKQAEEEGLDQIFTRAGAEWRTAGCSMCLGMNPDQLAPGERSASTSNRNFEGRQGPGGRTHLVSPLVAAATAITGHLASPADLT, from the coding sequence ATGGCGGAAAAACTGACCCTGGCCGAGAAGGTCTGGCGCGACCACGTCGTCGTCGCAGGGCAAGACGGCGAGCCGGATTTGATCTACATCGACCTCCAGCTGCTCCACGAGGTCACCAGCCCCCAGGCCTTCGAGGGACTGCGAATGGCGGGCCGGCGTATCCGGCGTCCGGACCTGCACCTGGCCACCGAGGACCACAACGTGCCCACCGTGGGGGTGATAGGCGGAAACCTGCTGGACATTAAGGACCAGACCTCGCGCACTCAGGTGGCCACGCTGCGCAAGAACTGCGAGGAGTTCGGCGTGCGCCTGCACCCCATGGGTGACGCCGAGCAGGGCATCGTGCACACCGTCGGCCCCCAGACCGGAGCGACTCAGCCTGGCATGGCCATCGTGTGCGGCGACTCGCACACCTCGACCCATGGCGCGTTTGGCTCGATCGGCATGGGCATCGGGACCAGCGAAGTCGAACACGTCATGGCCACCCAGACGCTCAGCCTGAAGCCGTTCAAGACGATGGCCATCGAGGTTACGGGCACGTTGCGCGAGGGCGTGACCGCCAAAGACATCATCCTGGCGATCATCTCAAAGATTGGCACCGGCGGCGGCCAGGGCCACATCATCGAGTACCGCGGCGAGGCCATTCGCAACCTGTCGATGGAAGCGCGCATGACCATCTGCAACATGTCCATCGAGGCGGGCGCCCGGGCCGGCATGATCGCACCCGACGAGACGACCTTCGAGTACCTGAAGGGGCGCGAGTTCGCGCCCAAAGGCAAGGACTGGGACGACGCGGTGGCCTACTGGAAGACGCTGCCCACGGATGAAGGCGCTGAGTTTGACACGGTGGTCCACCTCGACGCCGACAAGCTGACCCCCTTCGTCACCTGGGGCACCAACCCGGGGCAGGGTCTGCCGCTGAGCGAAAAGGTACCCGATCCGGAGAGCTTTACTAACGACGCCGCGAAGGCCGCCGCCGAGAAAGCGTTGCAGTACATGGACCTGAAGCCCGGAACGCCGCTGCGAGATATCGCCATCGACACCGTGTTCCTGGGCTCCTGCACGAACGCGCGCATCGAGGATCTGCGCCAGGCGGCGAAAATCCTCGACGGCCAGCAGGTCAACGAGCACACCCGGATGCTGGTGGTGCCATCGTCGGCACAGGTGAAAAAGCAGGCCGAAGAGGAAGGCCTGGACCAGATCTTCACGCGAGCCGGCGCGGAATGGCGCACCGCCGGGTGCTCGATGTGCCTGGGGATGAACCCCGACCAGCTTGCCCCAGGAGAGCGCAGCGCCTCGACATCGAACCGCAATTTCGAAGGGCGCCAAGGACCCGGCGGGCGCACCCACCTAGTCAGCCCGCTGGTGGCAGCCGCCACCGCGATCACGGGGCACCTGGCTAGTCCAGCGGACCTCACATAG
- the leuD gene encoding 3-isopropylmalate dehydratase small subunit encodes MEKFTTHTGVGVPLKASNVDTDQIIPAVYLKRVSRTGFEDGLFARWRANDPDFVLNQEAFRDGSVLIAGPDFGTGSSREHAVWALKDYGFKAVFSARFADIFRGNAGKSGLLAGLMDQTDIELLWKQMEAEPGLKLTVNLEDRTVTAGEAVYPFDVDDYTRWRLLEGLDDIGLTLREEDKIAEFESRRSAFKPTITPVA; translated from the coding sequence ATGGAGAAATTCACCACGCACACCGGCGTGGGTGTCCCGCTGAAGGCGTCCAACGTCGATACCGACCAGATCATCCCCGCCGTCTACTTGAAGCGCGTCTCGCGCACCGGTTTTGAAGACGGCCTCTTCGCCCGCTGGCGAGCCAACGACCCGGACTTTGTGCTCAACCAGGAGGCCTTCCGTGACGGCTCCGTTCTGATCGCCGGCCCGGACTTTGGCACCGGGTCCTCGCGCGAGCACGCCGTGTGGGCACTGAAAGACTACGGCTTCAAAGCGGTCTTCTCCGCCCGCTTTGCGGATATTTTCCGCGGCAACGCCGGCAAGTCAGGCCTGCTCGCAGGGCTGATGGACCAAACAGACATCGAGCTTTTGTGGAAGCAGATGGAGGCCGAGCCAGGGCTGAAGCTCACGGTCAACCTGGAAGACCGCACGGTTACCGCAGGCGAGGCCGTTTACCCCTTCGACGTCGACGACTACACCCGCTGGCGGCTTTTGGAGGGGCTCGACGACATCGGGCTGACGCTGCGCGAAGAAGACAAGATCGCCGAGTTTGAGT
- a CDS encoding TetR/AcrR family transcriptional regulator yields MARAPEFDREEALAKAMRTFWQRGYESTSMADLLNATGLSRSSLYSTFGSKHALFVEAYDLYRRERTEKLEATLEQHPAPEGIRTFFQEIIDGAHHFPYNLGCMTTNQAAELAPSDDEVFARVDADNLLLETAFTKHIRAGQAAGSVPSHIDAAEAARAFVAAFSGFQLTVRAGLERTKQLEAALNYLMRPLAG; encoded by the coding sequence GTGGCTCGTGCACCTGAATTCGATCGCGAGGAGGCTCTGGCCAAGGCGATGCGCACATTCTGGCAGCGTGGCTACGAGTCCACCTCCATGGCAGATCTTCTCAACGCAACAGGGCTGAGTCGTAGCAGCCTGTATAGCACCTTTGGTAGCAAACACGCGCTTTTCGTCGAGGCCTATGATCTTTACCGGCGTGAACGCACTGAAAAGCTCGAAGCTACCCTCGAACAGCATCCCGCACCAGAGGGAATCCGGACCTTCTTCCAGGAGATCATCGACGGCGCCCACCACTTCCCATACAACCTGGGATGCATGACGACTAATCAAGCCGCAGAGCTAGCCCCTTCAGACGACGAGGTTTTCGCCCGTGTCGACGCCGACAACCTCCTGTTGGAAACGGCCTTTACCAAACATATTCGAGCAGGCCAGGCAGCTGGATCGGTGCCTTCGCACATCGACGCAGCAGAAGCAGCACGCGCCTTTGTCGCCGCTTTCTCCGGCTTCCAACTCACCGTGCGCGCAGGCCTCGAGCGCACGAAGCAACTCGAAGCCGCGCTCAATTACCTCATGCGCCCGTTAGCGGGTTAA
- a CDS encoding NAD(P)-dependent malic enzyme, with protein sequence MDVNDLSLKLHRKFGGKIATSLRDDDLNREKLSAYYSPGVAAASRAIEHDPKLLRDLTWVRNLVAVISDGSAVLGLGNVGPKAAMPVMEGKAMLFKHFADIDCVPITLDVHSPDQIVAAVKAIAPSFGAINLEDIAAPVCFEVEDRLRAELDIPVFHDDQHGTAVVTLAGLINACKITGRKLEDCRIVMIGAGAAGVSIADLLHRYAAPEIIAVDSQGVISSDRTNLNRYKERLSTYHQSTVRDLHEALEGADVVIGISHKDLLKRGDISRMADDAIVFALANPDPEIMPEEAHAGGAAVVATGRGDYPNQVNNAVAFPEIFRGALDHKVTQITDDHLIAAAEALAATVKEPTPEKVIPSVFDEHVVPVVADAIR encoded by the coding sequence ATGGACGTAAATGATCTGTCGCTCAAACTACATCGTAAATTTGGAGGCAAGATCGCTACCTCCTTGCGCGATGACGACCTGAACCGCGAGAAGCTCTCGGCCTACTATTCGCCGGGGGTCGCTGCCGCCAGCCGCGCCATCGAGCACGATCCAAAGCTGCTGCGCGATCTGACGTGGGTACGCAACCTCGTCGCCGTCATCTCCGATGGTAGCGCCGTGCTGGGCCTGGGCAACGTGGGCCCTAAGGCCGCCATGCCCGTTATGGAGGGCAAAGCGATGCTGTTTAAGCACTTTGCGGATATCGATTGTGTGCCCATCACCTTGGATGTGCACTCGCCCGATCAAATTGTGGCGGCGGTAAAGGCCATTGCCCCGAGTTTTGGGGCGATCAATCTGGAGGACATCGCGGCCCCGGTCTGTTTTGAGGTGGAAGATCGGCTGCGCGCAGAGCTGGATATCCCTGTTTTCCACGACGATCAGCACGGCACAGCGGTGGTTACTCTCGCCGGGCTCATCAACGCGTGCAAGATCACAGGCCGCAAGCTCGAAGATTGCCGCATCGTGATGATCGGTGCCGGCGCCGCGGGCGTATCGATTGCCGATCTGCTGCACCGCTACGCCGCCCCAGAGATCATCGCTGTTGATTCTCAGGGTGTGATCTCAAGCGACCGGACGAATTTGAATCGCTATAAGGAGCGGCTGTCCACGTACCACCAGTCGACGGTGCGCGATCTCCACGAGGCCCTGGAGGGCGCGGACGTGGTCATCGGCATCTCGCACAAGGACTTGCTCAAGCGCGGTGACATTTCGCGGATGGCAGATGACGCGATCGTGTTTGCGTTGGCTAATCCGGACCCGGAGATTATGCCGGAAGAGGCGCACGCGGGCGGGGCCGCCGTGGTAGCCACCGGGCGCGGGGATTACCCGAACCAGGTGAATAACGCCGTGGCGTTCCCGGAGATTTTCCGCGGCGCGCTTGATCACAAGGTCACCCAGATTACCGACGACCATCTCATCGCCGCCGCAGAGGCACTTGCGGCAACAGTGAAGGAGCCCACACCAGAGAAGGTGATACCGAGCGTGTTCGACGAGCACGTGGTTCCGGTGGTCGCGGACGCTATCCGGTAG
- a CDS encoding neutral/alkaline non-lysosomal ceramidase N-terminal domain-containing protein: protein MATESQPETGDFEHECKNQPNGVNRRGFLKTAVLASGALAGTWTIGQHLFPMHAAAETSKMYVGRGIGDMTGEPFGAGMNGYAAFKQRGIGLHLRQRARAFIFADSPESPRFVHVSAEIGLVFQSIQQEVLRRLANEFGGLYHEGNVVIAATHTHSAPGGTSGHAMVDLSMLGFRPVTFEANCAGIVDAVRMAHQDFAASEVGITSAELFDAGANCSRESFERDTPEERKHFPQAIDPRSQSLQITRGGKLVGVLNWFSVHATSMTSHNRFASSDNKGYAALHWEREVAGCDYLSGKTPELITAFAQANPGDITPNLDLKPDKGPTDNEWANTKIIGQRQFNAAFKQVDQNVRPLGGGVDIRYKWVDISTVEVRAEFTGTGKTEHTAIAALGASFAAGSQEDGGGDDLIFNEGARGGNPEAKALLDLIVPEWLRAAHGAKDVLLPAGLVPNAIQRVFTFHLVRLGGHYIFALGFEPTIVTGLRIRRLLAGKFGVDESNATVQGYSNAYGHYLVTPEEYEAQNYEGGACAFGPWSLPAVLQIAAELADSMITGAPNDPGTSERDLTGIIPASPIGNPVVDTPPPFSSFGAVLEAPDAEYRIGQRAAVKFAAAHPNNDLRRGDTYLRVERHEGADWKTIADGGDWSTMIFFECIATVTKALVTWDIPEGTEPGEYRIVYTGSGRKLGGELFDVRGESPAFRVR from the coding sequence ATGGCAACCGAATCACAGCCCGAAACAGGCGATTTCGAGCACGAGTGCAAAAATCAACCAAACGGGGTCAACCGGCGCGGATTCCTCAAAACCGCAGTACTAGCTAGCGGCGCCCTGGCCGGCACCTGGACAATAGGCCAGCACCTGTTCCCGATGCACGCGGCAGCAGAGACCTCCAAGATGTACGTCGGACGCGGCATCGGCGATATGACCGGCGAGCCCTTCGGCGCGGGCATGAACGGGTACGCCGCCTTCAAGCAGCGCGGCATCGGCCTGCACCTGCGCCAGCGCGCCCGCGCGTTCATCTTCGCCGACTCCCCAGAATCCCCGCGATTTGTGCACGTCAGCGCAGAGATCGGCTTGGTCTTCCAGTCCATCCAGCAGGAGGTGCTGCGCCGCCTGGCCAACGAGTTCGGCGGGCTCTACCACGAGGGCAACGTCGTCATCGCCGCCACCCACACACACTCCGCTCCCGGCGGCACCTCCGGGCACGCTATGGTTGACCTCTCCATGCTGGGCTTTCGCCCCGTCACCTTCGAAGCCAACTGTGCCGGCATTGTCGACGCCGTGCGCATGGCCCACCAGGACTTCGCGGCGTCGGAAGTCGGGATCACCTCCGCAGAGCTTTTCGACGCCGGAGCCAACTGCTCCCGGGAGTCCTTCGAGCGCGACACCCCCGAAGAGCGCAAGCACTTCCCGCAGGCCATCGACCCGCGCTCACAGTCCCTGCAGATCACCCGCGGTGGCAAGCTCGTCGGCGTGCTCAACTGGTTCTCTGTCCACGCCACCTCAATGACCAGCCACAACCGCTTCGCATCCTCCGATAACAAGGGCTACGCGGCACTGCACTGGGAACGCGAAGTAGCCGGCTGCGACTACCTTTCGGGCAAGACCCCGGAGCTGATCACCGCCTTCGCCCAGGCCAACCCCGGCGATATCACCCCCAACCTGGATCTCAAGCCCGACAAAGGGCCCACCGACAACGAATGGGCCAACACCAAGATCATCGGCCAGCGCCAGTTCAACGCCGCGTTCAAGCAGGTTGACCAGAACGTCCGCCCCTTAGGCGGCGGCGTGGACATCAGATACAAGTGGGTCGACATATCCACAGTCGAGGTGCGCGCCGAGTTCACCGGCACAGGCAAGACGGAACACACCGCCATCGCTGCGCTGGGCGCCTCCTTTGCCGCCGGCAGCCAGGAAGACGGCGGCGGCGACGACCTCATCTTCAACGAGGGCGCACGCGGTGGCAACCCCGAGGCCAAAGCGCTGCTCGACTTGATCGTCCCCGAGTGGCTCCGGGCCGCCCACGGCGCCAAGGACGTGTTGCTTCCCGCAGGGCTAGTCCCCAACGCCATCCAACGCGTCTTCACCTTCCACCTCGTGCGCCTCGGCGGCCACTACATCTTCGCCCTCGGCTTTGAGCCGACCATCGTTACCGGGCTTCGCATCCGACGGCTCCTGGCCGGCAAATTCGGCGTCGACGAATCGAACGCCACAGTCCAGGGCTATAGCAACGCCTACGGGCACTACCTGGTCACCCCCGAGGAATACGAGGCCCAGAACTACGAGGGCGGCGCCTGCGCGTTCGGGCCGTGGTCGCTGCCCGCGGTCCTCCAAATTGCTGCGGAACTTGCAGACTCCATGATCACCGGCGCGCCGAACGACCCCGGGACGTCGGAACGCGACCTCACCGGGATCATCCCCGCCTCGCCCATCGGCAACCCAGTGGTAGACACCCCGCCGCCGTTCAGCTCGTTCGGCGCCGTGCTCGAGGCGCCGGATGCTGAATACCGAATCGGTCAGCGTGCCGCCGTGAAATTCGCGGCCGCCCACCCCAACAACGATCTGCGGCGCGGCGATACCTATCTGCGCGTCGAACGCCACGAAGGAGCAGATTGGAAGACGATTGCCGACGGCGGCGACTGGTCCACCATGATCTTCTTCGAATGCATCGCCACCGTGACGAAAGCCTTGGTCACCTGGGACATCCCCGAGGGCACCGAGCCCGGCGAGTACCGGATTGTCTACACCGGATCAGGAAGGAAACTCGGCGGGGAGCTCTTCGACGTGCGCGGCGAAAGCCCAGCCTTCCGGGTCCGCTAA
- a CDS encoding SDR family oxidoreductase, with translation MSKSLDGANILVPGGTGNVGEGVVRAALRAGANVIVPSGNAERLTELRGLIGSDDATNLYTKTLGYYDFDQATSMAESITDEFGSIDHVVAIAGGWWNGKKVWDITQEDWQKAFVGPATTHMALLRALVPKLASNGSYTTIAGFLAHEAYPDSGIVSMQGAARLMMRRALSVELKEVGLAKRANELMLGPVVNRSRPNGKDNWLTADQVGEVAVAVMSRNDITNQEVDIQTTDRLARFLEG, from the coding sequence ATGTCTAAATCGTTGGACGGGGCCAATATTCTTGTTCCCGGAGGGACTGGAAATGTTGGTGAAGGCGTAGTTCGGGCCGCGCTGCGCGCCGGCGCGAACGTAATCGTGCCCAGTGGAAACGCAGAACGCCTCACTGAGCTGCGCGGTCTGATCGGATCAGACGACGCTACCAACCTCTACACGAAGACGTTGGGATACTATGATTTCGATCAGGCAACATCAATGGCCGAGTCGATCACCGATGAGTTCGGGAGTATCGACCACGTCGTTGCTATCGCGGGCGGATGGTGGAACGGCAAGAAAGTTTGGGACATCACGCAAGAAGACTGGCAGAAAGCGTTTGTAGGCCCGGCAACCACACACATGGCGCTCCTCCGTGCCCTCGTGCCGAAGCTGGCCAGCAACGGTTCCTATACTACGATCGCCGGCTTCTTAGCTCACGAAGCCTACCCGGACTCAGGCATCGTCAGCATGCAAGGCGCCGCGCGGCTCATGATGCGTCGCGCCCTAAGCGTCGAGCTAAAAGAGGTCGGTTTAGCTAAGCGTGCAAACGAGCTCATGTTGGGACCCGTGGTCAATCGCTCGCGGCCTAACGGTAAAGATAACTGGCTGACGGCCGACCAGGTTGGTGAAGTTGCCGTGGCCGTCATGAGTCGGAACGACATCACCAATCAAGAGGTTGATATCCAAACAACCGACCGCTTGGCGAGGTTCCTCGAAGGCTAA